A stretch of Schistocerca cancellata isolate TAMUIC-IGC-003103 chromosome 3, iqSchCanc2.1, whole genome shotgun sequence DNA encodes these proteins:
- the LOC126176022 gene encoding THAP domain-containing protein 1-like, with amino-acid sequence MVKSCAAMNCTNKFEKGTNITFHRFPFSKPQLFQKWLHAVRRQDFRPTEYHFICSDHFEESCFLANYVNRRKLKDDAVPSIFRFPNHVQQKRNTPRTSKTSTKAASSTATAEQEMEAEPTTSTCSVNNDHIYSLQKSPRMYKRQCSETIEKKDCVIRSIRKQLYGKKVKCERQEEKIKCLKELVTDLQAKNLISERTAGLIEETFSDVSVELFRRMFSSKNTEYSEKLKSFSLTLYFYSPCAYEYVRKSLDLALPHPNTLRCWYNSVDGKPGFTAEAFSAISERV; translated from the exons atggtgaagagttgtgcagcgatgaattgtacaaataaattcgagaaaggaacgaatattacatttcacag gtttcctttctcaaaaccacagctgttccaaaaatggttacacgctgtcaggaggcaagatttccgaccgacagaataccattttatatgttccgatcattttgaagaaagttgtttccttgcaaattacgtaaatcgcagaaagctgaaagacgatgctgttccatccatctttcgttttccaaacCATGTACAGCAGAAG AGAAATACACCACGTACCTCAAAAACTTCTACTAAAGCAGCTAGTTCCACTGCCACAGCTGAACAAGAAATGGAAGCAGAACCCACAACAAGTACTTGTAGTGTTAACAACGATCACATTTATTCGCTGCAAAAAAGTCCAAGGATGTACAAAAGACAGTGTAGTGAAACAATAGAAAAGAAGGATTGTGTGATTAGAAGCATACGAAAACAATTGTATGGAAAGAAAGTGAAGTGtgaaagacaagaagagaaaataaagTGTTTAAAGGAGCTTGTGACTGATTTGCAAGCCAAAAACTTAATCAGTGAGAGAACTGCTGGCCTAATTGAGGAGACTTTTTCCGATGTCTCTGTAGAATTATTTAGGAGAATGTTTTCTAGCAAGAACActgaatactctgaaaaactgaaatcattttcattAACTTTGTATTTTTATTCTCCATGTGCATATGAATACGTGCGTAAATCATTAGACTTAGCTTTGCCACATCCAAATACACTAAGATGTTGGTACAACTCTGTAGATGGAAAGCCAGGGTTTACTGCTGAAGCATTTTCAGCAATTTCAGAAAGAGTATAG